The Streptomyces laurentii genome contains a region encoding:
- a CDS encoding thiosulfate sulfurtransferase (Rhodanese-related sulfurtransferase [Inorganic ion transport andmetabolism]; COG2897;~Thiosulfate sulfurtransferase (TST), C-terminal, catalytic domain. TST contains 2 copies of the Rhodanese Homology Domain; this is the second repeat. Only the second repeat contains the catalytically active Cys residue; cd01449;~Thiosulfate sulfurtransferase (TST), N-terminal, inactive domain. TST contains 2 copies of the Rhodanese Homology Domain; this is the 1st repeat, which does not contain the catalytically active Cys residue. The role of the 1st repeat is uncertain, but it...; cd01448;~active site residue [active];~identified by MetaGeneAnnotator; putative;~thiosulfate sulfurtransferase [Streptomyces cattleya NRRL 8057 = DSM46488]): MARSDVLVDADWVEANLDNPQVALVEVDEDTSIYDQNHIKNAIRIDWTKDLQDPVRRDFVDQEGFEKLLSAKGIDNDTTVVLYGGNNNWFASYAFWYFKLYGHQDVKLLDGGRKKWELDARELVDGSEVPSRPATDYKAQPQDASIRAFRDDVVDAIGKQNLVDVRSPDEFSGKLLAPAHLPQEQSQRPGHVPTAKSIPWSKNANDDGTFKSDEELAALYTAEGVDLATDTIAYCRIGERSALTWFVLHELLGVDNVKNYDGSWTEYGSLVGVPIELGSGK; this comes from the coding sequence ATGGCTCGCAGCGACGTCCTGGTCGACGCCGACTGGGTCGAGGCCAACCTCGACAACCCCCAGGTCGCCCTCGTCGAGGTGGACGAGGACACGTCGATCTACGACCAGAACCACATCAAGAACGCGATCCGCATCGACTGGACGAAGGACCTCCAGGACCCGGTGCGCCGCGACTTCGTCGACCAGGAGGGCTTCGAGAAGCTCCTCTCGGCCAAGGGGATCGACAACGACACGACCGTCGTCCTCTACGGCGGCAACAACAACTGGTTCGCCTCGTACGCGTTCTGGTACTTCAAGCTGTACGGCCACCAGGACGTCAAGCTGCTCGACGGCGGCCGCAAGAAGTGGGAGCTGGACGCCCGCGAGCTGGTCGACGGCTCCGAGGTCCCCAGCCGTCCGGCGACCGACTACAAGGCCCAGCCGCAGGACGCCTCGATCCGCGCCTTCCGCGACGACGTCGTGGACGCGATCGGCAAGCAGAACCTGGTCGACGTGCGGTCGCCCGACGAGTTCTCGGGCAAGCTGCTCGCCCCGGCGCACCTCCCGCAGGAGCAGTCGCAGCGCCCCGGCCACGTGCCCACCGCCAAGAGCATCCCGTGGTCGAAGAACGCCAACGACGACGGCACCTTCAAGTCGGACGAGGAGCTGGCCGCCCTCTACACCGCCGAGGGCGTGGATCTCGCCACGGACACCATCGCCTACTGCCGCATCGGCGAGCGCTCCGCGCTCACCTGGTTCGTCCTGCACGAGCTGCTCGGTGTCGACAACGTCAAGAACTACGACGGTTCGTGGACCGAGTACGGCTCCCTCGTGGGCGTGCCGATCGAGCTCGGCTCCGGCAAGTAG
- a CDS encoding hypothetical protein (identified by MetaGeneAnnotator; putative;~sequence version:1): protein MWPDTPYKKTDPNFAALGKNGTQGPLDSLARESGKTPAEAKRLQDEYNRDNTRSALGRGPGGVDFSTLELQYVGNPVKGKGLDYSMKADLMPDEDENPGWGGQAKLEMASDAFFTWLALSPDRMWVNLNPDQPDTIMDEGFSKTDTGRILLEADMEMKRDWSRALDPKKSPGKEFMAALPQVDGVPCWGPGRNWIVPGPAKVREQDGGIYILDAPLLVHHAPMDFTTPGPGERCDTKLTREQKDAGVRLMKQWIMPAVQEKVNHDPKYADLRRVYTSRVAAEWIRQQDAKKATDFHAIIDSDDLRRWPLRGENKGWDKRTVWERMRKSFTEGEFQYEWPSGGTIYTYTVGGVDFSQAPKKNISGTEFTARHRELPRTTKDSVRAQTSARDTDTAFLGGSGSVPAGGGGPGPTPKPTPTPAPTPKPTTKPAPKPTDGGRRLRSRRLGARRPGPLTPPPTRPRRRAVTAAWPTPVRARRPA from the coding sequence TTGTGGCCGGACACGCCGTACAAGAAGACCGACCCGAACTTCGCCGCGCTGGGGAAGAACGGCACGCAGGGCCCGCTCGACTCCCTTGCCCGCGAGTCGGGGAAGACCCCGGCGGAGGCGAAGCGGCTCCAGGACGAGTACAACCGCGACAACACCCGGTCGGCGCTCGGCCGTGGCCCCGGCGGTGTCGACTTCTCCACCCTTGAGCTCCAGTACGTCGGCAATCCGGTCAAGGGCAAGGGCCTGGACTACTCGATGAAGGCCGACCTCATGCCGGACGAGGACGAGAACCCGGGCTGGGGCGGCCAGGCCAAACTGGAGATGGCCTCCGACGCGTTCTTCACCTGGCTGGCGCTGTCCCCGGACCGGATGTGGGTGAACCTGAACCCGGACCAGCCCGACACGATCATGGACGAGGGCTTCTCGAAGACGGACACCGGCAGGATCCTGCTGGAGGCCGACATGGAGATGAAGCGGGACTGGTCCCGTGCCCTGGACCCGAAGAAGTCCCCGGGCAAGGAGTTCATGGCCGCGCTGCCGCAGGTCGACGGCGTCCCGTGCTGGGGCCCCGGCCGCAACTGGATCGTCCCCGGCCCCGCGAAGGTGCGCGAGCAGGACGGCGGCATCTACATCCTCGACGCCCCGCTCCTCGTCCATCACGCGCCGATGGACTTCACCACCCCGGGTCCCGGCGAGCGCTGCGACACGAAGCTGACGCGGGAGCAGAAGGACGCCGGCGTTCGCCTGATGAAGCAGTGGATCATGCCCGCGGTCCAGGAGAAGGTCAACCACGACCCGAAGTACGCCGACCTGCGGCGCGTCTACACCTCGCGCGTCGCGGCGGAGTGGATCCGGCAGCAGGACGCGAAGAAGGCCACCGACTTCCACGCGATCATCGACAGCGACGACCTCCGGCGGTGGCCGCTGCGCGGTGAGAACAAGGGCTGGGACAAGCGCACGGTGTGGGAGCGGATGCGCAAGTCCTTCACCGAGGGCGAGTTCCAGTACGAGTGGCCCTCCGGCGGCACCATCTACACCTACACGGTGGGCGGCGTCGACTTCTCCCAGGCGCCCAAGAAGAACATCTCCGGTACGGAGTTCACCGCGCGGCATCGTGAACTCCCGCGCACCACGAAGGACTCGGTCCGGGCCCAGACGTCCGCCCGGGACACGGACACCGCGTTCCTCGGCGGGAGCGGGTCGGTGCCGGCCGGCGGGGGCGGTCCCGGACCGACTCCGAAGCCCACCCCGACTCCGGCTCCGACTCCGAAGCCCACCACGAAGCCGGCGCCGAAGCCGACCGACGGGGGGCGCCGGCTCCGAAGCCGACGGCTTGGGGCCCGACGGCCGGGCCCGCTCACCCCTCCGCCCACGCGCCCGCGCCGACGGGCCGTGACGGCAGCCTGGCCCACACCGGTTCGAGCACGCCGGCCGGCCTGA
- a CDS encoding integral membrane protein (identified by MetaGeneAnnotator; putative;~integral membrane protein [Streptomyces roseosporus NRRL15998]): protein MAPVHAHQPPAPQQVYPSPATGGHPLPPEVTQAPYEAQAQAQAHAQAPVQGHTPSHAPAHAGAPAPAGPDAGPAYSSPTTSGDTRITDAQRARAEGRSPIIDPGMRPAAITAGLGVLLAGGAVLGSYGLLVPLVLLQALTAAGWFRLNGMWPARQGIALAFLGGVVADAALLAAGREHAAGAITGTLGVWVLLTVVLQLRSHADPDERMYGLMATVASAALAVLATGYLGAESDAVVAGALAVAAGTLARAVPLPGPVSAVVALLAAAAGGLAGGAFTGLGASSGALLGLGAGVCALIGLRAAAYDYPSRFVHMTAGVALPLTAAVPAVYLLGRVLA, encoded by the coding sequence ATGGCGCCGGTCCATGCCCACCAGCCGCCGGCCCCGCAGCAGGTGTACCCGTCGCCGGCGACGGGTGGACACCCGCTGCCGCCCGAGGTCACGCAGGCGCCGTACGAGGCGCAGGCGCAGGCCCAGGCCCACGCGCAGGCTCCGGTGCAGGGCCACACGCCCTCCCACGCGCCCGCGCACGCCGGGGCTCCCGCGCCCGCCGGGCCCGACGCCGGCCCCGCGTACTCCAGCCCCACCACCTCCGGCGACACCCGGATCACCGACGCCCAGCGCGCCCGCGCCGAGGGCCGGTCGCCGATCATCGACCCCGGCATGCGGCCGGCCGCGATCACGGCGGGGCTCGGCGTCCTGCTGGCCGGCGGCGCCGTGCTCGGTTCGTACGGACTGCTCGTCCCGCTGGTCCTGCTCCAGGCGCTCACCGCCGCGGGCTGGTTCCGGCTCAACGGCATGTGGCCGGCCCGGCAGGGCATCGCCCTCGCCTTCCTCGGCGGCGTCGTCGCCGACGCGGCGCTGCTGGCCGCCGGCCGGGAGCACGCGGCCGGCGCGATCACCGGCACGCTCGGTGTCTGGGTACTGCTCACGGTGGTGCTCCAGCTGCGCAGCCACGCCGACCCGGACGAGCGGATGTACGGCCTGATGGCGACGGTCGCGTCGGCCGCCCTCGCGGTTCTGGCCACCGGCTACCTGGGCGCCGAGTCGGACGCGGTGGTCGCCGGGGCCCTCGCGGTCGCCGCCGGCACCCTCGCCCGCGCCGTGCCGCTGCCCGGCCCGGTCTCCGCGGTCGTCGCGCTGCTCGCGGCGGCGGCCGGCGGTCTGGCGGGCGGCGCGTTCACCGGCCTGGGCGCCTCCTCGGGCGCGTTGCTCGGCCTGGGCGCCGGAGTGTGCGCGCTGATCGGACTGCGGGCGGCCGCGTACGACTACCCGTCGCGGTTCGTGCATATGACGGCCGGTGTCGCACTGCCGCTCACCGCCGCCGTGCCCGCCGTCTACCTGCTGGGACGCGTCCTCGCGTAA
- a CDS encoding sseC protein (Protein of unknown function (DUF1416); pfam07210;~identified by MetaGeneAnnotator; putative;~probable sseC protein [Streptomyces venezuelae ATCC10712]), whose translation MCGAQPGGPDASTIKPGETTIQGYVTKDGQPVTGYVRLLDATGEFTAEVPTSATGQFRFYAAEGQWTVRALVPGATGDRTVVAQKGGLAEVAIAL comes from the coding sequence ATGTGCGGAGCGCAGCCCGGCGGCCCCGACGCCTCGACGATCAAGCCCGGTGAGACCACGATCCAGGGTTACGTGACCAAGGACGGCCAGCCCGTCACCGGTTACGTGCGCCTCCTGGACGCGACCGGCGAGTTCACGGCCGAGGTCCCGACCTCGGCGACCGGCCAGTTCCGCTTCTACGCGGCCGAGGGCCAGTGGACCGTCCGTGCCCTGGTCCCCGGCGCCACCGGCGACCGCACGGTCGTCGCCCAGAAGGGCGGCTTGGCCGAGGTCGCCATCGCGCTGTGA
- a CDS encoding molybdenum cofactor biosynthesis protein moaD (MoaE interaction surface [polypeptide binding];~MoeB interaction surface [polypeptide binding];~Ubiquitin domain of MoaD-like proteins; cd00754;~identified by MetaGeneAnnotator; putative;~molybdenum cofactor biosynthesis protein MoaD [Streptomyces sp. PAMC26508];~thiocarboxylated glycine) gives MAAGTIRYWAAAKAAAGVAEEPYTAGTLAEALAGARERHPGELERVLVRCSFLIDGDPVGTRAHETVRLAEGGTVEVLPPFAGG, from the coding sequence ATGGCAGCGGGAACCATCCGCTACTGGGCCGCGGCGAAGGCCGCGGCCGGGGTCGCCGAGGAGCCGTATACGGCCGGGACGCTCGCGGAGGCGCTGGCCGGCGCCCGTGAACGGCACCCCGGCGAGCTGGAGCGGGTCCTCGTCCGGTGTTCGTTCCTGATCGACGGCGACCCCGTGGGGACCCGCGCGCATGAGACCGTACGGCTGGCCGAGGGCGGCACGGTCGAGGTGCTCCCCCCGTTCGCAGGAGGGTGA
- a CDS encoding cheW protein (identified by MetaGeneAnnotator; putative;~sequence version:1), whose translation MWAGGRRRDAGAPAWSVRARTVSRGPHHHGTVCEYVEYVEYVEYGAYGAYDERIEHIKHGEYTGCIPAAAPEVAPFRRAGGRLLGRNAADRPARRGVRRTR comes from the coding sequence GTGTGGGCCGGCGGACGGAGGCGGGACGCGGGGGCCCCTGCCTGGTCCGTCCGCGCACGAACCGTGTCCCGCGGCCCCCACCACCATGGGACAGTCTGTGAGTACGTCGAGTACGTCGAGTACGTCGAGTACGGCGCGTACGGTGCGTACGACGAGCGCATTGAGCACATCAAGCACGGCGAGTACACCGGGTGCATCCCTGCGGCAGCGCCTGAGGTGGCGCCTTTCCGCCGCGCTGGCGGTCGTCTCCTCGGCCGGAATGCTGCTGATCGGCCTGCCCGGCGCGGCGTCCGCCGCACCCGGTGA
- a CDS encoding hypothetical protein (identified by MetaGeneAnnotator; putative;~sequence version:1), producing the protein MPAPHEHDAYDATRHPGLLAWLDDRRTDFTRWAHEAAGAHPFDHSDASLDALEDLVRATYAGPEEITRQRRTPFVQGAVWYIGDVLCRRKGWVWTFEPDFDTGELPPFYGETEAPGLLDTPCVGAPGAGPGEHWYPLNTLRRLVAEDDEMGEPIDERLVGMIEGWYDEEAEEEDGENDEDGDDGDDGEGDTRT; encoded by the coding sequence ATGCCCGCGCCCCATGAGCACGACGCCTACGACGCGACCCGCCACCCCGGCCTCCTGGCGTGGCTGGACGACCGGCGGACCGATTTCACGCGCTGGGCCCACGAGGCCGCGGGCGCCCACCCGTTCGACCACTCCGACGCGTCCCTGGACGCCCTGGAGGACCTGGTCCGCGCGACGTACGCCGGTCCGGAGGAGATCACCCGGCAGCGCCGTACCCCCTTCGTCCAGGGAGCCGTCTGGTACATCGGCGACGTCCTGTGCCGCCGCAAGGGGTGGGTGTGGACGTTCGAGCCGGACTTCGACACCGGCGAACTGCCGCCGTTCTACGGCGAGACGGAGGCGCCGGGACTGCTCGACACCCCCTGCGTGGGCGCGCCCGGGGCCGGTCCCGGCGAGCACTGGTACCCGCTGAACACCCTGCGCCGGCTGGTCGCCGAGGACGACGAGATGGGCGAGCCGATCGACGAACGGCTCGTCGGGATGATCGAGGGCTGGTACGACGAGGAAGCCGAAGAAGAGGACGGCGAGAACGACGAGGACGGGGACGACGGGGACGACGGCGAAGGAGACACGCGGACGTGA
- a CDS encoding hydrolase (Dipeptidyl aminopeptidases/acylaminoacyl-peptidases [Aminoacid transport andmetabolism]; COG1506;~hydrolase [Streptomyces pristinaespiralis ATCC25486];~identified by MetaGeneAnnotator; putative), translating into MLRTGLRTEDGVRIEAVYEAATPSVTDTAVVVAHGFTGSAGRPAVRRAVQAFRAHANVVSFSFRGHGGSGGRTTVGDREVLDLSAAVRWARGLGHARVVTVGFSMGGSVVLRHAALERGTGARTDAVAAVSAPARWFYRGTPSMRRVHWVVTRPVGRLVGRYGLHTRIDTKEWDPVPLSPVEAVPLIAPTPLLVVHGDRDPYFPLDHPDSLVAAAAASGGTAEMWLERGMGHAENAADDELLDRLGAWLVRP; encoded by the coding sequence GTGCTCCGGACCGGTCTGCGGACCGAGGACGGTGTCCGGATCGAGGCGGTTTACGAAGCGGCCACTCCCAGTGTCACCGATACGGCCGTCGTGGTCGCCCACGGGTTCACCGGCTCGGCCGGCCGGCCCGCGGTGCGGCGCGCCGTCCAGGCCTTCCGCGCCCACGCCAACGTGGTGTCCTTCTCCTTCCGCGGCCACGGCGGCTCCGGCGGGCGCACCACCGTCGGCGACCGCGAGGTGCTCGACCTGTCCGCCGCCGTCCGCTGGGCGCGCGGGCTCGGCCACGCGCGCGTGGTGACGGTCGGCTTCTCCATGGGCGGCTCGGTCGTGCTCCGGCACGCCGCGCTGGAGCGCGGGACCGGCGCGCGTACGGACGCGGTGGCCGCCGTCAGCGCCCCCGCGCGCTGGTTCTACCGGGGGACGCCGTCCATGCGCCGGGTGCACTGGGTGGTGACCCGGCCGGTCGGCCGGCTCGTCGGCCGCTACGGGCTCCACACCCGGATCGACACCAAGGAGTGGGACCCGGTGCCGCTGTCGCCGGTCGAGGCGGTGCCGCTGATCGCTCCGACGCCGCTCCTTGTCGTGCACGGCGACCGCGACCCGTACTTCCCGCTCGATCACCCGGACAGCCTCGTCGCGGCGGCGGCCGCGTCGGGCGGCACGGCCGAGATGTGGCTGGAGCGCGGCATGGGCCACGCCGAGAACGCGGCCGACGACGAGCTGCTCGACCGCCTCGGCGCCTGGCTGGTCCGGCCATAG
- a CDS encoding hypothetical protein (identified by MetaGeneAnnotator; putative;~sequence version:1) produces MAAVTGTRADIDKWDAAYESSRNPEDMRKAIYSRYKRHRGQSNQPKPFASWMVNLISAQVSGQKGGVFETKAVQDFNLVGPAAQRRSTTSRSRG; encoded by the coding sequence ATGGCGGCGGTCACCGGCACACGTGCCGACATCGACAAGTGGGACGCGGCGTACGAGTCCTCCCGGAACCCGGAGGACATGCGCAAGGCGATCTACTCCCGCTACAAGCGCCACCGGGGCCAGTCCAATCAGCCCAAGCCGTTCGCGTCCTGGATGGTCAACCTGATCAGCGCCCAGGTCAGCGGGCAGAAGGGCGGTGTCTTCGAGACCAAGGCCGTCCAGGACTTCAATCTCGTCGGCCCTGCGGCACAACGACGCAGTACGACTTCACGAAGTCGCGGATGA
- a CDS encoding hypothetical protein (identified by MetaGeneAnnotator; putative;~sequence version:1): MLELLPGVGVTLPDGAGTLRFGTGPAEAGPVLATAPQVHHGPQCASLTRAGYPELRHAHDAWLSGVLFDPLWNTVATFGDVMLTVAGGGPGRTDRLAAVRIDVRSPAGTARRTTSVVWDGVDLFGHPARDVVSVLPEPRHPGSPPGTDTVVEPLGLWLGGRTPADDRFSQLLLIAAPTGWEQCCAGTFTCEEGGDGLTGIFH; the protein is encoded by the coding sequence ATGCTGGAGCTGCTGCCGGGGGTCGGCGTGACCCTGCCGGACGGGGCCGGGACGCTCCGGTTCGGGACGGGCCCCGCCGAGGCCGGTCCCGTGCTCGCCACGGCGCCCCAGGTCCATCACGGACCGCAGTGCGCGTCCTTGACCCGCGCCGGCTACCCGGAACTCCGGCACGCCCACGACGCCTGGCTGTCCGGAGTGCTCTTCGATCCCCTCTGGAACACCGTCGCCACCTTCGGCGACGTGATGCTGACCGTCGCCGGCGGCGGGCCGGGCCGTACGGACCGCCTCGCCGCCGTCCGTATCGACGTCCGGTCGCCCGCCGGGACGGCGCGGCGGACGACCTCCGTGGTGTGGGACGGCGTCGACCTGTTCGGGCATCCGGCCCGGGACGTCGTGTCCGTGCTGCCGGAACCGCGGCACCCGGGTTCCCCGCCGGGCACCGACACCGTCGTGGAGCCCCTGGGGCTGTGGCTGGGCGGGCGGACGCCGGCCGATGACCGGTTCTCGCAGCTCCTTCTGATCGCCGCGCCCACCGGATGGGAACAGTGCTGTGCGGGCACGTTCACCTGCGAGGAAGGCGGCGACGGCCTCACGGGGATCTTCCACTGA
- a CDS encoding integral membrane protein (identified by MetaGeneAnnotator; putative;~integral membrane protein [Streptomyces pristinaespiralis ATCC25486]) yields the protein MARPFGLPATGRGARVRSYAEGVYARRRRVYFWMMGACMVLFVGAFAVVRLFSVPAAIAMCVVAMLIPPVAAMVANRRGPEDRWWDDPTGDKQSDEWWDELDGKKRPDRKDRDRDE from the coding sequence GTGGCACGGCCCTTCGGTCTGCCCGCGACCGGGCGCGGGGCGCGCGTCCGGTCGTACGCTGAAGGTGTGTACGCACGGCGTCGGCGCGTCTACTTCTGGATGATGGGCGCCTGCATGGTTCTCTTCGTGGGCGCCTTCGCCGTCGTGCGCCTTTTCTCGGTCCCCGCCGCCATCGCCATGTGCGTGGTCGCCATGCTCATCCCGCCGGTCGCCGCGATGGTCGCGAACCGGCGTGGCCCGGAGGACCGCTGGTGGGACGACCCGACCGGCGACAAGCAGTCCGACGAGTGGTGGGACGAGCTCGACGGCAAGAAGCGCCCGGATCGGAAGGACCGCGACCGGGACGAGTAG
- a CDS encoding hypothetical protein (DNA binding site [nucleotide binding];~Effector domain of response regulator. Bacteria and certain eukaryotes like protozoa and higher plants use two-component signal transduction systems to detect and respond to changes in the environment. The system consists of a sensor histidine kinase and...; cd00383;~Response regulators consisting of a CheY-like receiver domain and a winged-helix DNA-binding domain [Signal transduction mechanisms / Transcription]; COG0745;~identified by MetaGeneAnnotator; putative;~transcriptional regulator [Mycobacterium tuberculosis CCDC5079]), translating into MSSLLLLTNALQPSAEVLPALGLLLHNVRVAPAEGAALLETPGADAILVDGRRDLPQIRSLCQLLRSTGPGCPLILVVTEGGLAAVTADWGIDDVLLDTAGPAEVEARLRLAVGRRQLDTDDSPMEIRNGDLSVDEATYSARLKGRVLDLTFKEFELLKYLAQHPGRVFTRAQLLQEVWGYDYFGGTRTVDVHVRRLRAKLGPEHESLIGTVRNVGYRFVTAEKPEDRAARAENRAARAEQTRTRAQPPSRDRGPAEAARER; encoded by the coding sequence ATGAGTTCGCTGCTGCTGCTCACCAACGCCCTCCAGCCCTCCGCCGAGGTGCTGCCCGCCCTCGGCCTGCTGCTCCACAACGTGCGCGTGGCCCCCGCCGAGGGCGCGGCCCTGCTCGAGACCCCCGGCGCCGACGCGATCCTCGTCGACGGGCGGCGCGACCTGCCGCAGATCCGCTCGCTGTGCCAGCTGCTGCGCTCCACCGGCCCCGGCTGTCCGCTGATCCTCGTCGTGACGGAGGGCGGCCTGGCGGCCGTCACCGCCGACTGGGGCATCGACGACGTGCTGCTCGACACGGCCGGCCCGGCCGAGGTGGAGGCCCGGCTGCGGCTCGCCGTCGGCCGCCGGCAGCTCGACACGGACGACTCCCCCATGGAGATCCGCAACGGCGACCTGTCGGTCGACGAGGCCACCTACAGCGCCCGCCTGAAGGGCCGGGTCCTGGACCTGACCTTCAAGGAGTTCGAGCTGCTCAAGTACCTGGCCCAGCACCCGGGCCGGGTCTTCACGCGCGCGCAGCTGCTCCAGGAGGTGTGGGGGTACGACTACTTCGGCGGCACCCGCACGGTCGACGTGCACGTACGGCGGCTGCGGGCGAAGCTCGGGCCCGAGCACGAGTCGCTGATCGGGACCGTACGCAACGTCGGCTACCGCTTCGTCACGGCCGAGAAGCCGGAGGACCGGGCCGCGCGCGCCGAGAACCGGGCCGCGCGCGCCGAGCAGACCCGGACCCGGGCCCAGCCCCCGAGCCGGGACCGCGGCCCGGCCGAGGCCGCGCGGGAGCGCTGA
- a CDS encoding secreted protein (identified by MetaGeneAnnotator; putative;~sequence version:1), translating to MRALRVLLILAVVLGGILVGVDRLAVAYVESEAAGKVRFGTVRPESTDVDIKGFPFLTQITGRRFDEVDVKLTGVQTSAGGQSIRIGELTAELRDVTLDGDYAIDRARTADGTALIGYDDLAAASGHEAKVEYGEGGKLKVTGGVRVLGRMITRTVTSTVTLVNGNTLRVRADSVPGEGMPGLEQLIRSRTDFDRRVEGLPKGMRLTKVEPRPDGLAVMVAGENVALTAP from the coding sequence ATGCGCGCACTGCGGGTGCTGCTGATCCTGGCGGTCGTGCTCGGCGGGATCCTCGTCGGCGTGGACCGGCTGGCGGTCGCGTACGTGGAGTCGGAGGCCGCCGGCAAGGTGCGGTTCGGGACCGTACGGCCGGAGTCGACGGACGTCGACATCAAGGGCTTCCCGTTCCTGACCCAGATCACCGGCCGGCGCTTCGACGAGGTCGACGTGAAGCTGACCGGAGTCCAGACCTCCGCCGGCGGCCAGTCCATCCGGATCGGCGAGCTGACCGCCGAGCTGCGCGACGTCACCCTGGACGGCGATTACGCCATCGACCGGGCCCGTACGGCCGACGGCACGGCCCTGATCGGGTACGACGACCTGGCCGCGGCCTCGGGCCACGAGGCGAAGGTGGAGTACGGCGAGGGCGGCAAGCTGAAGGTGACGGGCGGGGTCCGGGTCCTCGGCCGGATGATCACCCGCACCGTGACGTCCACGGTGACCCTGGTGAACGGGAACACCCTCCGGGTCCGGGCCGACTCGGTGCCCGGCGAGGGCATGCCGGGCCTGGAGCAGCTGATCCGGTCCCGCACGGACTTCGACCGGCGTGTCGAGGGCCTGCCGAAGGGCATGCGGCTGACGAAGGTGGAGCCGCGGCCGGACGGCCTGGCGGTGATGGTGGCGGGCGAGAACGTCGCCCTGACCGCGCCCTGA